In Salinisphaera sp. LB1, one genomic interval encodes:
- the putA gene encoding bifunctional proline dehydrogenase/L-glutamate gamma-semialdehyde dehydrogenase PutA, translated as MRPSQSETPELVDSRQAIRDYYLADEHTVIHKMIAGAQLTPAEREAISARAADLVRGVRKNAQPTIMEKFLAEYGLTTKEGVALMCLAEALLRVPDNTTINDLIEDKISSGAWGTHRGKASSSLINTATVALLMTSNLLKDAEHNSVGDTLRRLVKRFGEPVIRTVAGQAMKEMGRQFVLGRNIDEAQREAKEYMAKGYTYSYDMLGEAARTDDDAKHYFESYSNAIDSIAKACKGDVRKNPGISVKLSALLARYEYGNKERVMNELLPRARELVKKAAAVNMGFNIDAEEQDRLDLSLDVIEAIVSDPELNGWDGFGVVVQAYGKRSAFVLDWLYALAKKYDRRFMVRLVKGAYWDAEIKRAQTMGLNGFPVFTRKACSDVSFLSCATKLLNMTDRIYPQFATHNAHSVSSILELAKRKGVDNYEFQRLHGMGESLHDEVLKVSGVPCRIYAPVGPHKHLLAYLVRRLLENGANSSFVNQIVDKSITPEEIAKDPVDAVKAMGNNISSKAIVHPFKLFGAQRRNSKGWDITDPVTVKEIDAGRDAYRDHRWRGGPVIAGEVSGTEVQTVRNPANPEDTVGHVTQASEADVNTAIAAAQKGFKAWSARPAEERAQCLRKVADLYEANAHELFALATREAGKSLLDGIAEIREAVDFALYYANEGVRYRDSGHARGVMVCISPWNFPLAIFTGQIMANLVAGNAVLAKPAEQTSLLAARAVALMHEAGIPEDVIQLLPGSGATVGGALTSDARVSGVCFTGSTATAQRINKVMAENLAPDAPLVAETGGLNAMIVDSTALPEQVVRDVLASSFQSAGQRCSALRMLYVQKDIADNLLEMLYGAMDELGIGDPWLLSTDVGPVIDEAARKKIADHCANFEAKGRLLKKVPAPGNGTFVSPAVIKVSGIEELEEEVFGPVLHVATFAAKDIDKVVDAVNAKGYGLTFGIHTRVDRRVERISSRIKVGNVYVNRNQIGAIVGSQPFGGEGLSGTGPKAGGPQYVRRFMQGETIEVAADSGGKKIEAKELQGLVDKLDSLTAPNPGARIEALTPIFGHVPAPLDAQDEQMPGPTGELNRLSHHARGVVLCLGPDRNTALEQAATALSQGNKVAVIAPGVDEQVGKAAKAGLPIVGMAGQLAPEALVDAQGFQAVVSCAQSPVLREYRVALARRDGALLPLITEHILDQRFVIERHLCVDTTAAGGNASLIAASE; from the coding sequence ATGAGACCGTCACAGTCAGAGACGCCCGAACTCGTCGATAGCCGGCAAGCGATACGCGACTACTACCTCGCGGACGAACACACGGTGATTCACAAGATGATTGCGGGGGCTCAGTTGACGCCGGCCGAGCGTGAGGCCATTTCGGCCCGTGCGGCGGATCTGGTGCGCGGTGTCCGCAAGAACGCGCAGCCCACCATCATGGAGAAGTTCCTGGCGGAGTATGGGCTGACCACCAAGGAAGGCGTCGCGTTGATGTGTCTCGCCGAGGCGCTGCTGCGGGTGCCGGACAACACCACCATCAACGACCTGATCGAGGACAAGATCAGCTCCGGCGCCTGGGGCACGCACCGCGGCAAGGCGTCGTCTTCGCTGATCAATACCGCGACCGTTGCGTTGCTGATGACCAGCAATCTGCTCAAGGACGCCGAACACAACAGCGTGGGAGATACGCTTCGCAGGCTGGTCAAGCGCTTCGGCGAGCCGGTGATCCGCACCGTCGCGGGCCAGGCGATGAAAGAGATGGGGCGCCAGTTCGTCCTGGGCCGGAATATCGACGAGGCACAGCGCGAAGCGAAGGAGTACATGGCCAAGGGCTACACCTACTCCTACGACATGCTGGGCGAAGCGGCGCGCACCGACGACGACGCCAAACACTATTTCGAGTCCTATTCCAACGCGATCGACAGCATTGCAAAAGCCTGTAAAGGCGATGTGCGCAAGAATCCGGGCATTTCGGTCAAGCTGTCCGCCCTGCTCGCCCGCTACGAATACGGCAACAAAGAACGGGTGATGAACGAGCTTCTGCCCCGCGCCCGCGAGCTGGTAAAAAAAGCGGCGGCGGTCAATATGGGATTCAACATCGACGCCGAGGAACAAGACCGGCTCGACCTGTCTCTCGATGTGATCGAAGCCATCGTGTCGGATCCTGAACTGAACGGTTGGGACGGCTTCGGCGTCGTGGTTCAGGCCTATGGCAAGCGTTCCGCCTTCGTCCTCGACTGGCTTTACGCCCTGGCGAAAAAATACGATCGGCGCTTCATGGTGCGTCTGGTCAAGGGGGCTTACTGGGATGCGGAAATCAAGCGCGCCCAGACCATGGGGCTGAACGGTTTTCCGGTATTCACCCGCAAGGCCTGCAGTGATGTGTCGTTCCTGTCGTGCGCGACCAAGCTGCTGAACATGACCGACCGCATCTATCCCCAGTTCGCCACCCACAATGCCCATTCGGTGTCCTCGATTCTTGAGTTGGCCAAGCGCAAGGGCGTGGATAACTACGAGTTCCAACGCCTGCATGGCATGGGCGAATCCCTGCACGACGAGGTGTTGAAAGTCAGTGGCGTACCTTGTCGTATTTATGCACCGGTCGGCCCGCACAAGCATCTGCTGGCATACCTGGTACGCCGCCTGCTGGAAAACGGGGCCAACAGCTCATTCGTCAACCAGATTGTCGATAAAAGCATTACGCCGGAAGAGATCGCCAAGGATCCGGTCGATGCCGTCAAGGCGATGGGAAACAACATTTCCAGCAAGGCGATTGTTCACCCGTTCAAGCTGTTCGGGGCCCAGCGCCGCAATTCCAAGGGTTGGGATATCACCGACCCGGTTACGGTTAAAGAGATCGATGCCGGGCGCGATGCCTATCGCGACCACCGCTGGCGCGGCGGCCCAGTCATTGCCGGTGAGGTATCGGGAACCGAGGTCCAGACCGTGCGCAACCCGGCGAATCCCGAAGACACGGTGGGCCATGTCACGCAGGCCTCCGAGGCCGACGTAAACACCGCGATTGCCGCGGCCCAGAAAGGTTTCAAAGCCTGGTCTGCACGCCCCGCCGAGGAGCGGGCGCAGTGCCTGCGCAAAGTCGCGGACCTGTACGAGGCCAACGCCCACGAGCTGTTCGCGCTGGCGACCCGGGAGGCCGGCAAATCCCTGCTGGACGGCATTGCCGAGATCCGCGAGGCCGTGGATTTCGCCCTGTACTATGCCAATGAAGGCGTGCGCTACCGGGACAGCGGTCACGCGCGCGGCGTCATGGTGTGTATTTCCCCATGGAACTTCCCGCTGGCCATCTTCACCGGCCAGATCATGGCCAATCTGGTGGCCGGGAACGCGGTTCTGGCCAAGCCGGCCGAACAGACCTCGCTACTGGCCGCGCGCGCCGTGGCGTTGATGCACGAGGCCGGAATTCCCGAAGACGTGATTCAACTGCTGCCGGGCAGCGGTGCCACCGTGGGTGGGGCGCTGACATCCGACGCCCGCGTCTCCGGGGTCTGCTTCACGGGATCGACGGCAACGGCGCAGCGAATCAACAAGGTGATGGCGGAAAACCTGGCGCCGGACGCCCCGCTGGTGGCGGAAACCGGCGGGCTGAACGCCATGATTGTCGATTCGACCGCCCTCCCCGAACAGGTCGTGCGCGATGTGCTGGCCTCCTCCTTCCAGAGCGCGGGGCAGCGTTGTTCCGCGCTTCGTATGCTGTATGTGCAGAAAGACATTGCGGATAACCTGCTGGAAATGCTCTACGGCGCGATGGATGAGCTGGGTATCGGCGATCCCTGGCTGCTGTCGACCGATGTCGGCCCGGTGATCGACGAAGCCGCGCGCAAGAAAATCGCCGATCACTGCGCCAACTTCGAGGCCAAGGGCCGGTTGCTCAAGAAAGTACCGGCCCCCGGAAACGGGACGTTTGTGTCGCCGGCCGTAATCAAGGTCAGCGGCATCGAGGAACTCGAAGAGGAAGTGTTCGGGCCGGTACTGCATGTGGCCACGTTTGCCGCCAAGGATATCGATAAGGTCGTGGATGCGGTCAATGCGAAGGGCTATGGCCTGACGTTCGGCATCCATACGCGCGTGGACCGCCGTGTCGAGCGCATTTCAAGTCGCATCAAGGTGGGCAACGTCTACGTCAACCGCAATCAGATCGGGGCGATCGTCGGCTCCCAGCCGTTCGGCGGCGAAGGCCTGTCGGGCACCGGGCCGAAAGCGGGCGGGCCACAATACGTCCGCCGCTTCATGCAGGGCGAGACGATCGAGGTAGCCGCCGATTCCGGCGGCAAAAAGATCGAGGCAAAGGAACTGCAAGGCCTGGTCGACAAGCTTGATTCGCTCACGGCGCCCAACCCGGGGGCGCGTATCGAGGCATTGACGCCGATCTTTGGCCATGTGCCGGCGCCGCTGGATGCCCAGGATGAACAAATGCCCGGGCCGACCGGTGAACTCAACCGTCTGTCGCATCACGCCCGCGGCGTTGTGTTGTGTCTTGGCCCGGATCGGAACACCGCACTCGAACAGGCGGCGACGGCATTGTCACAGGGCAATAAGGTGGCCGTGATCGCCCCGGGCGTGGACGAACAGGTTGGCAAGGCTGCTAAAGCGGGCCTGCCGATCGTCGGCATGGCCGGACAGCTGGCGCCGGAGGCGCTGGTCGACGCGCAGGGTTTTCAGGCGGTCGTGAGCTGCGCCCAGAGTCCGGTGCTGCGCGAATACCGCGTCGCGCTCGCCAGGCGCGATGGCGCATTGCTGCCGTTGATCACGGAACATATCCTGGATCAGCGGTTCGTCATCGAGCGTCATTTATGTGTGGACACGACGGCCGCCGGCGGTAACGCCAGTCTGATTGCCGCGTCCGAATAA
- a CDS encoding cation diffusion facilitator family transporter: MTTVRYALGSVIVGIAVFVLKYLAYAVTGSAALYSDALESIINIVAAGAAVVALRVSAMPADENHPYGHHKAEYFSAVLEGVLIVIAALAIFRQAGQTFFHLHALNAPVHGLLLNAVATVLNAVWAAVLMRNGRRLRSPALAADGRHLYADVVTSIGVFAGVVLVGLTGWLWLDPVIAILVAINILWSGWQLVRESVGGLMDEAVSEAELERIRAAIFNHSQGAYQAHDLRTRHAGRRTFIDFHLVVPGDMSVEDAHVICDRLEAAIADEVADSTVTIHVEPEDKAKVSNVYLSQ; this comes from the coding sequence ATCACAACTGTCCGCTATGCCCTCGGCAGCGTCATCGTCGGTATTGCTGTCTTTGTTCTTAAATATCTGGCGTACGCCGTCACCGGCAGCGCGGCACTTTATTCGGATGCGCTCGAGAGCATCATCAATATCGTCGCCGCCGGGGCGGCCGTCGTGGCCCTGCGCGTCAGCGCCATGCCCGCGGACGAAAACCATCCCTACGGTCACCACAAGGCCGAATATTTCTCGGCCGTACTCGAAGGCGTATTGATCGTGATTGCCGCGCTGGCGATCTTCCGCCAGGCAGGGCAGACGTTCTTCCATCTTCATGCCTTGAACGCGCCTGTACACGGATTGTTGCTCAACGCGGTGGCAACCGTGCTGAACGCGGTGTGGGCGGCCGTTCTGATGCGCAACGGCCGCCGCTTGAGATCGCCGGCGCTTGCGGCCGACGGGCGCCACCTTTATGCCGATGTGGTGACATCGATCGGCGTGTTCGCGGGTGTAGTACTCGTCGGGCTGACCGGCTGGCTCTGGCTCGACCCGGTAATTGCCATACTGGTCGCGATCAATATTCTATGGTCCGGATGGCAACTGGTACGCGAATCCGTCGGCGGTTTGATGGACGAGGCCGTATCCGAGGCCGAACTGGAACGGATTCGAGCCGCGATCTTCAATCACTCGCAGGGTGCCTACCAAGCGCACGACCTGCGCACGCGCCATGCCGGTCGGCGGACCTTCATCGATTTTCATCTGGTGGTACCGGGCGACATGTCGGTCGAAGACGCCCACGTGATCTGCGATCGGCTTGAGGCGGCCATCGCGGACGAAGTGGCCGACAGTACGGTCACCATCCACGTCGAACCCGAAGACAAGGCCAAAGTCTCGAACGTTTATCTGTCCCAGTAA